In a genomic window of Pseudomonas putida:
- the betT gene encoding choline transporter BetT, which translates to MNPPVFWFAASFILLFGVVVMAMPEQAGAWLLAAQNWAANTVGWYYLLAMTLYLVFVVVTALSGYGKIKLGADHDEPEFSYLSWAGMLFAAGISITLFFFCVSEPLTHMIQPPQGEAGTADAARQAMQILFLHWGLHGWGVFAFVGMALAYFAYRHNLPLALRSALYPLIGKRINGPIGYAVDGFGIIATVFGLGADMGFGVLHLNSGLDYLFGIAHTQWVQVGLITLMMGAAIIVAVSGVDKGVRVMSDINMLLACALLLFVLFAGPTQHLLNTLIQNLGDYLGALPMKSFDLYAYDKPSDWLGGWTVFYWAWWIAWSPFVGLFIARISRGRTIREFVFGVLLIPLGFTLAWMSIFGNSAIDQVLNHGMSALGMSAIDNPSMTLYLLLETYPWSKTVIAVTVFISFVFFVTSADSGTVVLSTLSAKGGNPDEDGPKWLRVFWGAMTALVTSALLFSGSIDALKSAVVLTSLPFSLILLTMMWGLHKAFYLESQKQIAQMHSLAPVSGARRGGWRQRLSQAVHFPSRDEVYRFMETTVRPAIEEVTAVFAEKGLSVLTVPDPAHDSVSLEIGHGDQHPFVYQVRMRGYFTPSFARGGMGSKQLNNRRYYRAEVHLSEGSQDYDLVGYSKEQVINDILDQYERHMQFLHLVR; encoded by the coding sequence ATGAATCCCCCGGTGTTCTGGTTCGCCGCCAGCTTCATCCTGTTGTTCGGCGTGGTGGTCATGGCTATGCCCGAACAGGCCGGTGCCTGGCTTCTGGCGGCACAAAACTGGGCGGCCAACACGGTTGGCTGGTATTACCTGCTGGCGATGACCCTGTATCTGGTCTTCGTGGTGGTCACCGCGTTATCGGGCTACGGCAAGATCAAACTCGGTGCCGACCACGACGAGCCCGAATTCAGTTACCTGTCCTGGGCCGGCATGCTGTTCGCCGCCGGGATCAGCATCACCCTGTTTTTCTTCTGCGTGTCGGAACCGCTGACCCACATGATCCAGCCGCCCCAGGGCGAAGCGGGTACGGCGGACGCGGCGCGTCAGGCGATGCAGATTCTGTTTCTGCACTGGGGCCTGCATGGCTGGGGCGTGTTCGCCTTCGTCGGCATGGCACTCGCGTATTTCGCCTACCGGCACAACCTGCCGCTGGCCCTGCGTTCGGCGCTGTATCCGCTGATTGGCAAGCGCATCAATGGCCCCATCGGTTACGCGGTGGACGGCTTCGGCATCATCGCCACGGTGTTCGGCCTGGGCGCCGACATGGGCTTTGGCGTGTTGCACCTCAACTCGGGCCTGGACTACCTGTTCGGCATCGCCCACACGCAGTGGGTTCAGGTCGGCCTGATCACGCTGATGATGGGCGCGGCGATCATCGTGGCGGTCTCCGGCGTCGATAAGGGCGTGCGGGTGATGTCCGATATCAACATGCTGCTGGCCTGTGCGTTGCTGCTGTTCGTGTTGTTCGCCGGGCCCACGCAGCACTTGCTCAACACCTTGATCCAGAACCTCGGCGACTACCTCGGCGCCTTGCCGATGAAGAGTTTTGACCTGTACGCCTACGACAAACCCAGCGACTGGCTGGGCGGCTGGACGGTGTTCTATTGGGCCTGGTGGATTGCCTGGTCGCCGTTCGTGGGCCTGTTCATCGCGCGGATTTCCCGGGGCCGGACCATCCGCGAATTCGTCTTCGGCGTGCTGCTGATTCCCCTCGGATTCACCCTGGCGTGGATGTCGATCTTCGGCAACAGCGCCATCGATCAGGTGCTCAATCACGGCATGTCGGCGCTGGGCATGTCGGCCATCGATAACCCTTCGATGACCCTCTATCTGTTGCTGGAAACCTACCCGTGGAGCAAAACCGTCATCGCGGTCACGGTGTTCATCAGTTTTGTGTTCTTCGTCACCTCCGCCGACTCCGGCACCGTGGTGTTGTCGACGCTGTCGGCCAAGGGTGGCAACCCCGATGAAGACGGGCCGAAATGGCTGCGGGTGTTCTGGGGGGCGATGACGGCGCTGGTGACCAGCGCGCTGTTGTTCTCCGGCAGCATCGATGCGCTGAAGTCGGCGGTGGTGCTGACGTCGCTACCGTTCTCTCTGATTTTGCTGACGATGATGTGGGGCCTGCACAAGGCGTTTTATCTGGAGTCGCAGAAGCAGATTGCGCAGATGCATTCGCTGGCGCCCGTGTCTGGCGCGCGGCGCGGCGGCTGGCGTCAGCGCTTGAGCCAGGCGGTGCATTTCCCGTCGCGGGACGAGGTGTATCGGTTCATGGAAACCACGGTGCGCCCGGCGATCGAAGAAGTCACTGCGGTGTTTGCCGAGAAGGGCTTGAGCGTGCTCACGGTGCCGGATCCGGCCCATGACAGCGTCAGCCTGGAGATCGGTCACGGCGATCAGCATCCGTTCGTTTATCAGGTGCGGATGCGCGGCTATTTCACCCCGTCGTTCGCCCGTGGCGGCATGGGCTCCAAGCAGCTCAACAACCGTCGTTACTACCGGGCGGAGGTGCATTTGAGCGAAGGCAGCCAGGATTACGATCTGGTGGGTTACAGCAAGGAGCAGGTGATCAACGACATCCTCGATCAATACGAGCGGCACATGCAGTTTCTGCATCTGGTGCGTTGA
- the mgrA gene encoding L-glyceraldehyde 3-phosphate reductase has protein sequence MTYTAAENRYDSIPYRRVGRSGLVLPALSLGLWHNFGDSTPIDTQRSLLRTAFDLGINHFDLANNYGPPYGSAEINFGRLLREDFKQYRDELIISSKAGWDMWPGPYGQGGGSRKYVLASLDQSLQRLGLDYVDIFYSHRFDPDTPLEETASALATAVQQGKTLYIGISSYSGVKTREMAALLKEWKVPLLIHQPAYNLLNRWVEKDLLETTDELGTGVIAFTPLAQGLLSDKYLNGVPADARVNRPGGGSLQASHLSEANIAHVRALNEIAKRRGQSLAQLALAWTLRDPRVTSALIGASRPEQIVENVGALKNLSFSAEELAEIDRFAQEGGINLWEKPSTAK, from the coding sequence ATGACTTACACCGCTGCCGAAAACCGCTACGACTCCATCCCTTACCGCCGCGTGGGCCGCAGCGGGCTGGTGCTGCCGGCGTTGTCCCTGGGCCTGTGGCACAACTTTGGCGACAGCACGCCGATCGATACCCAGCGTTCGTTGTTGCGTACGGCGTTCGATTTGGGCATCAACCATTTCGATCTGGCCAACAACTATGGTCCGCCCTATGGCAGTGCCGAGATCAATTTCGGTCGTCTGCTGCGCGAAGACTTCAAGCAGTACCGCGACGAATTGATCATCTCCAGCAAGGCCGGCTGGGACATGTGGCCGGGTCCTTATGGCCAGGGCGGCGGTTCGCGCAAGTACGTGCTGGCCAGCCTCGACCAGAGCCTGCAACGCCTCGGCCTGGACTACGTGGACATTTTCTATTCGCACCGCTTCGACCCGGACACGCCGCTGGAGGAAACCGCCAGCGCATTAGCCACGGCCGTGCAGCAGGGCAAGACGCTGTACATCGGCATCTCGTCTTACTCCGGGGTGAAAACCCGGGAGATGGCCGCGTTGCTCAAGGAGTGGAAGGTGCCGCTGCTGATCCATCAGCCGGCCTACAACCTGCTCAACCGCTGGGTGGAAAAGGACCTGCTGGAGACCACCGACGAACTTGGTACCGGTGTGATTGCCTTCACGCCGCTGGCTCAAGGGCTGCTGTCGGACAAGTACCTCAACGGCGTGCCGGCGGATGCGCGGGTCAATCGTCCGGGCGGTGGTTCGTTGCAGGCGTCGCACCTGTCCGAGGCCAATATCGCTCATGTGCGGGCGCTCAATGAGATCGCCAAGCGTCGTGGCCAGAGTCTGGCGCAGCTGGCGCTGGCCTGGACGTTGCGTGACCCTCGGGTGACGTCGGCGCTGATCGGTGCGAGCCGGCCGGAGCAGATTGTCGAGAACGTCGGGGCGTTGAAGAATTTGAGTTTCAGTGCTGAAGAGCTGGCGGAGATTGACCGGTTTGCCCAGGAGGGTGGGATCAATCTTTGGGAGAAGCCTTCGACGGCGAAGTAA
- a CDS encoding type II toxin-antitoxin system HicB family antitoxin, which yields MIFPVVVHKDADSEYGVIIPDVPGCFSADSTVAQALESVKEALALHYEGLVTDGDPLPQVQEIDAHLDNPDYAGGVWAVVDFDITPYFGKSVRFNATLPEQLLERIDQTVKRDQRYSSRSGFLAAAALRELSA from the coding sequence ATGATATTTCCCGTCGTTGTACATAAGGATGCCGACTCGGAGTACGGCGTGATCATCCCGGACGTGCCGGGTTGTTTTTCCGCCGACAGCACGGTGGCGCAGGCACTTGAAAGCGTGAAAGAGGCGCTGGCGCTGCATTACGAAGGTCTTGTGACAGATGGTGATCCATTGCCCCAAGTTCAGGAAATCGACGCGCATCTGGATAACCCTGATTACGCCGGTGGAGTGTGGGCAGTAGTGGATTTCGATATCACCCCTTACTTCGGCAAGTCGGTGCGTTTCAATGCCACGCTGCCGGAGCAATTGCTTGAGCGAATCGATCAGACCGTCAAGCGTGATCAGCGTTACAGTTCGCGATCCGGTTTTTTGGCCGCAGCAGCGTTGCGCGAGTTGTCGGCATAG
- a CDS encoding SDR family oxidoreductase, which produces MTTQDSKVALVTGASRGIGAIIAKQLASEGFAVAINYANSASEASKLVVELRQAGRRAIAIKADVANADDVRRMFDETETQLGKIDVLVNNAGILKVMPLAQHCDELFDQTFNIHARGTFNTLREAATRLNDGGRIINFSSSTVGLNLPGYAVYIASKAAVESLTQVFAKEMRGRQITVNAVAPGPVATELFLHGKSEEQIQTFAKMAPLERLGQPGDIARVVSFLVGPESAWVNGQILRVNGGLV; this is translated from the coding sequence ATGACGACTCAAGACTCAAAAGTAGCCCTCGTAACCGGCGCCTCCCGGGGCATCGGCGCGATCATCGCCAAACAACTGGCCAGCGAGGGTTTCGCAGTCGCCATCAACTACGCCAACAGCGCCAGCGAAGCCTCGAAGCTGGTGGTGGAATTGCGCCAGGCCGGCCGTCGGGCCATAGCGATCAAGGCGGACGTGGCCAATGCCGATGACGTGCGGCGGATGTTTGATGAAACCGAAACGCAGCTGGGCAAAATCGACGTGCTGGTGAACAACGCCGGCATTCTCAAGGTCATGCCGCTGGCGCAACACTGCGACGAACTGTTCGATCAGACTTTCAATATCCACGCGCGCGGCACCTTCAACACCCTGCGCGAGGCGGCTACGCGCCTGAATGACGGTGGACGCATCATCAATTTTTCCAGCAGCACGGTCGGCCTGAACCTGCCGGGTTATGCGGTGTACATCGCCAGCAAGGCGGCGGTGGAATCCCTGACCCAGGTGTTCGCCAAGGAAATGCGCGGGCGCCAGATCACGGTCAATGCGGTGGCACCGGGGCCGGTGGCGACCGAGCTGTTTTTGCATGGCAAGAGTGAAGAGCAGATCCAGACCTTCGCCAAAATGGCGCCGCTGGAACGGCTGGGCCAGCCGGGAGATATCGCCCGGGTGGTGTCGTTTTTGGTGGGGCCGGAATCGGCGTGGGTCAATGGGCAGATTTTGCGGGTCAATGGTGGGTTGGTCTGA
- a CDS encoding LysR family transcriptional regulator — protein MDQVKAMKVFVRIYERSSFTLAAQDLNLPRATLTHTLNQFEAWLGTRLLERSTRKVRPTLDGEAYYQRCVQLLAELEEAELAFRSVAPKGRLRVDLHGTLARHFVIPALPQFMARYPDIELSISEADRLVDLIAEGVDCVLRAGTLSDSALIGKRVASLRQITCASPAYLRKYGEPKSLDELKNHRAVNYVSRTDGKVFPFEFRVDGELREVALDSAVSVFGAEIYAASAIAGLGLIQCPHYRMETQIAQGLIKEILVDTPPPPMPVSVLYPHNRHMSPRVRVFVDWLAEVFAGAR, from the coding sequence GTGGATCAGGTCAAAGCGATGAAAGTGTTCGTGCGGATCTACGAGCGCAGCAGCTTTACCCTGGCGGCGCAGGACCTGAACTTGCCGCGGGCAACCCTGACCCACACCCTGAACCAGTTCGAAGCCTGGCTCGGCACGCGCTTGCTGGAGCGCAGTACGCGCAAGGTTCGTCCTACGCTGGATGGAGAAGCCTATTACCAGCGCTGTGTGCAATTGCTCGCGGAACTGGAAGAGGCGGAACTGGCCTTTCGCAGCGTCGCGCCCAAAGGGCGATTGCGTGTGGATCTGCATGGCACCCTGGCCAGGCACTTTGTGATCCCGGCCTTGCCGCAATTCATGGCGCGCTACCCCGACATCGAACTGTCCATCAGCGAGGCCGACCGCCTGGTCGACCTGATCGCCGAAGGCGTCGACTGCGTACTGCGCGCCGGCACCCTGAGTGACTCGGCACTGATCGGCAAACGGGTTGCCAGCCTGCGCCAGATCACCTGCGCCAGCCCTGCCTATCTGCGCAAATACGGCGAACCGAAAAGCCTCGACGAACTGAAAAACCATCGCGCGGTGAACTACGTTTCGCGCACCGACGGCAAGGTGTTCCCCTTCGAATTCAGGGTCGACGGCGAACTCAGGGAAGTGGCCCTCGATAGCGCCGTGTCAGTGTTCGGCGCCGAAATCTACGCCGCCTCCGCCATCGCCGGCCTGGGCCTGATCCAGTGCCCGCACTACCGCATGGAAACCCAGATCGCCCAGGGCCTGATCAAGGAAATCCTCGTCGACACACCACCGCCACCGATGCCGGTCTCGGTGCTGTACCCCCACAACCGACACATGTCGCCACGGGTTCGGGTGTTTGTGGATTGGTTGGCGGAGGTGTTTGCGGGGGCAAGGTAA
- the tauC gene encoding taurine ABC transporter permease TauC, which produces MSSYEIPVAAVKPGSTLVPVRRSLSTRWISALTLVALIVIWWAVTASGLIEPLFLPPPSAVLQKGWLLATTGYMDSTLWQHLGASLSRIGLGLGFAVLTAVPVGIAIGANRIARGVLDPLIEFYRPIPPLAYLPLIVIWCGIGELSKVLLIYLAIFAPIAIATATGVRTVDPAKLRAAQSLGATRAQLIRHVILPSALPDILTGVRIGLGVGWSTLVAAELIAATSGLGFMVQSAAQFLVTDVVVLGILVIALIAFAMEMGLRALQRKLVPWHGQSH; this is translated from the coding sequence ATGAGCAGCTATGAAATTCCCGTCGCGGCGGTCAAACCGGGCTCAACATTGGTTCCGGTACGTCGCAGCTTGAGCACTCGCTGGATCAGCGCGCTGACCCTGGTGGCACTGATTGTGATCTGGTGGGCCGTCACGGCGAGCGGTTTGATCGAACCGCTGTTCCTGCCGCCACCGTCCGCCGTGCTGCAAAAAGGCTGGCTGCTGGCAACCACCGGCTACATGGACTCGACCCTGTGGCAGCACCTGGGCGCGAGCCTCAGCCGCATCGGCCTGGGCCTGGGTTTTGCGGTGCTGACCGCCGTGCCGGTGGGCATTGCCATCGGCGCCAACCGTATTGCCCGTGGTGTGCTCGATCCGCTGATCGAGTTCTACCGCCCTATTCCGCCACTGGCTTATCTACCGCTGATCGTGATCTGGTGCGGCATCGGTGAGCTGTCGAAAGTCCTGCTGATCTATCTGGCGATTTTCGCGCCGATCGCCATTGCCACCGCCACTGGCGTGCGCACCGTCGACCCGGCGAAATTGCGCGCCGCCCAGTCCCTGGGGGCGACTCGCGCGCAATTGATCCGTCATGTGATTCTGCCCAGCGCCCTGCCGGACATCCTGACCGGCGTGCGCATCGGCCTGGGTGTGGGTTGGTCGACCCTGGTCGCCGCCGAGCTGATCGCCGCCACCAGCGGCCTGGGCTTCATGGTGCAGTCCGCCGCGCAGTTCCTGGTCACCGACGTGGTGGTGCTGGGGATTCTGGTGATCGCCTTGATCGCCTTTGCCATGGAAATGGGCCTGCGTGCCCTGCAGCGAAAGCTGGTGCCTTGGCACGGCCAATCCCACTGA
- the tauD gene encoding taurine dioxygenase, whose amino-acid sequence MSILNIVPLSSALGAQISGVDISQPLNLEQRDAIEQALLKHQVLFFRDQPITPQQQARFAANFGDLHIHPIYPNVPEQPEVLILDTAVTDVRDNAIWHTDVTFLPTPAMGAVLSAKLLPEFGGDTLWASGIAAYEALSAPMKTLLEGLTATHDFTRSFPLERYGNTPEALAQWEEARRKNPPLSHPVIRTHPVSGRRSLFVNEGFTSKINELSDTESEAILKFLFAHATRPEFTIRWRWQQDDVAFWDNRVTQHYAVDDYRPARRVMQRATVLGDVPFFR is encoded by the coding sequence ATGAGTATCTTGAACATCGTCCCCTTAAGCTCCGCCCTCGGCGCGCAAATCAGCGGCGTCGACATCAGCCAGCCGCTGAACCTGGAACAGCGCGACGCCATCGAGCAGGCGCTACTCAAGCATCAGGTGCTGTTCTTCCGCGACCAGCCGATCACCCCGCAACAGCAGGCGCGTTTCGCGGCCAACTTCGGCGACCTGCACATTCACCCGATCTACCCGAATGTGCCGGAACAACCGGAAGTGCTGATCCTCGACACTGCCGTCACCGACGTGCGTGACAATGCGATCTGGCACACCGATGTCACCTTTCTGCCGACCCCGGCCATGGGCGCGGTGCTGAGCGCCAAGCTGTTGCCGGAGTTTGGTGGCGACACGTTGTGGGCCAGTGGTATCGCGGCGTACGAAGCCTTGTCGGCACCAATGAAAACCCTGCTCGAAGGGCTGACCGCCACCCATGACTTCACTCGCTCGTTTCCACTGGAGCGCTACGGCAATACCCCTGAAGCATTGGCGCAATGGGAAGAAGCGCGACGCAAGAATCCGCCGCTGTCACATCCGGTGATCCGCACGCACCCGGTGAGCGGGCGCCGTTCGCTGTTCGTCAACGAAGGCTTCACCTCGAAGATCAATGAACTGTCAGACACCGAGAGCGAGGCGATTCTGAAATTCCTGTTCGCCCACGCCACCCGCCCGGAATTCACCATTCGCTGGCGCTGGCAGCAAGACGACGTCGCGTTCTGGGACAACCGCGTGACCCAACATTACGCGGTCGATGATTACCGCCCGGCGCGGCGGGTGATGCAGCGGGCGACGGTGCTGGGGGATGTGCCGTTCTTTCGCTGA
- the tauB gene encoding taurine ABC transporter ATP-binding subunit, with translation MALLQLERISAQYPGSPTPVLADISLTLGPQQLLVALGPSGSGKTSLLNLIAGFVEPSAGRITLDGVPVKGPSAERGVVFQDDALLPWQDVLANVGFGLELAGVAKEKRELRAREMLSLVDLSGFEHRRIWQLSGGQKQRVGLARALAADPRVLLMDEPFGALDAFTREQMQELLLQVWRRTAKPVFLITHDIEEAVFLATDLILLAPNPGQIVERLHLDFGQRYAAGESARSIKSDPRFIETREHVLAKVFSQRSAAQRQERA, from the coding sequence ATGGCCTTGCTACAGCTGGAGCGCATCAGCGCACAGTACCCCGGCAGCCCGACACCGGTGCTGGCGGATATTTCCCTGACCCTGGGGCCCCAGCAATTGCTGGTCGCCCTCGGCCCGTCCGGCAGTGGCAAGACCTCGCTGTTGAACCTGATTGCCGGTTTCGTCGAGCCCAGCGCCGGGCGCATCACCCTCGATGGCGTGCCGGTCAAAGGACCGAGCGCCGAACGCGGCGTGGTGTTTCAGGACGACGCCCTGCTGCCCTGGCAGGACGTACTGGCCAACGTCGGCTTCGGCCTGGAGCTGGCCGGTGTTGCGAAGGAAAAGCGCGAACTGCGTGCCCGCGAGATGCTCTCGTTGGTGGACCTTTCCGGTTTCGAACACCGCCGCATCTGGCAACTGTCCGGCGGGCAGAAACAGCGTGTCGGCCTGGCCCGCGCCCTCGCCGCCGACCCGCGCGTGCTGCTGATGGACGAACCGTTCGGCGCCCTCGACGCCTTCACCCGCGAACAGATGCAGGAACTGCTGCTGCAAGTCTGGCGCCGAACCGCCAAGCCGGTGTTCCTGATTACCCACGACATTGAAGAAGCGGTGTTCCTCGCCACCGACCTTATCCTTTTGGCGCCGAACCCCGGGCAAATCGTCGAACGCCTTCACCTGGATTTCGGCCAGCGTTACGCCGCCGGCGAGTCGGCACGTTCGATCAAGTCAGATCCGCGTTTTATCGAAACCCGTGAACACGTGCTCGCCAAAGTGTTCTCCCAACGCAGCGCCGCCCAGCGGCAGGAGCGCGCATGA